From a single Triplophysa rosa linkage group LG17, Trosa_1v2, whole genome shotgun sequence genomic region:
- the kazna gene encoding kazrin-A isoform X1, whose amino-acid sequence MMDENKQLARQIDGASPEVTSLRVELTATGRGPAELGELEEQGEPQEHQRQQNQHDASVQRQKALNDLSQKSDIVIQDKSLDKVLLHEEVVRLQEEVTVLKQVREMLNRELEETGGGCSVEMLSVSQLRVQLTQKEQELDRAKEALQAMKADRKRLRLERTDLVNQMQQLYTTLESREEQLRDFIRNYEQHRKESEDAVRVLAREKDLLEREKWDLRRQTKEATEHASALRSALDLKENRIKELEAELAMMSNFMAQKLESRVFVRSPERPASPKNVSAKQSLATLTKDVPKRHSLAMPTETVVNGNQEWAMHAELPLTAAIRQSQQNLYYSMDRQVLKAPLCVCDTESIGMMSSAAARISPCHSKQPSVISDASMMEGERCPTPSDSPRHRTHSLCNSLEDLEEQRRRKKKERMGLGSLSRVFGRGKQRKSMDPTLFDDSDSAISPTRLSVSLSECEEQLDRLQQVELARTVPMSHWRAGTVQAWLEVIMAMPMYVRACADNVKSGKVLLVLNDEDLEFVLGISNSMHRRKLRLAIEDYRGAESGRGLSKAADMDHHWVAQAWLTDVGLPQYSQFFHTHLVDGRLLSTLTRTDLDKHMHVSKKAHQSSLLLGIQLLHTLNLDKEILQSRRAECENQNTDPMVWTCHRVVKWIKEIDLKEFADNLQNSGVHGAVMVLDSSFNSDTMATALCISSSKHMVRHHLNEEMEALLSAARAGLDQDVEPLGTPPTLRRQSSLSSSSPSCHEDQQSLRRVKQQLGLSPKNLTGRKISQQNRSGSFPRNGLQEMSLQKERCPVRHFSAAELTNV is encoded by the exons ATGCATCAGTGCAACGTCAGAAAGCATTGAATGACCTTAGTCAAAAAAGTGACATCGTTATCCAGGATAAATCATTAGATAAAG TGCTGTTGCATGAGGAGGTGGTGCGTCTACAGGAGGAGGTGACTGTGTTAAAGCAGGTGAGGGAGATGTTGAATCGTGAGCTGGAGGAGACGGGAGGTGGCTGCTCCGTAGAGATGCTGTCGGTCTCGCAGCTCCGGGTCCAGCTGACGCAGAAAGAACAGGAGTTGGACCGAGCAAAGGAGGCATTACAAG CAATGAAGGCAGACAGGAAGCGTTTGAGGTTGGAGAGGACTGATCTTGTAAATCAGATGCAGCAGCTTTACACAACACTGGAAAGCCGAGAAGAGCAGCTACGAGACTTTATACGCAACTATGAACAACATCGAAAA GAGAGTGAAGATGCAGTGAGAGTCTTGGCGAGGGAGAAGGATTTGTTAGAGCGGGAAAAGTGGGATCTGCGTCGACAAACCAAAGAGGCCACGGAACACGCAAGTGCACTCCGCTCTGCACTGGACCTGAAAGAGAACAGGATCAAGGAGCTGGAGGCTGAACTAGCTATG ATGAGTAACTTTATGGCTCAGAAACTAGAGAGTCGCGTGTTCGTTCGCTCTCCAGAAAGACCAGCCTCACCTAAAAATGTGTCG GCAAAACAGTCTTTGGCTACTCTCACCAAGGATGTTCCTAAGCGACACTCGCTGGCCATGCCGACGGAGACTGTCGTCAACGGCAACCAAGAGTGGGCGATGCATGCAGAGCTTCCTCTGACTGCGGCTATACGACAGAGTCAGCAGAACCTTTACTACTCAATGGACAGACAGG TGTTAAAAGCACCGCTGTGTGTTTGCGACACGGAAAGCATCGGCATGATGTCATCAGCCGCAGCTCGTATCAGTCCCTGTCACTCCAAACAACCGTCCGTCATCTCTGACGCCTCTATGATGGAGGGAGAAAGATGCCCAACCCCGTCAGATTCTCCACGGCACAGAACGCACTCTCTCTGCAAC TCTCTAGAGGATTTAGAGGAGCAGAGACGCAGGAAGAAGAAGGAAAGGATGGGACTGGGCTCTCTGTCGCGGGTGTTCGGTCGAGGGAAGCAAAGGAAGTCCATGGATCCAACTCTGTTTGATG ACTCAGACAGTGCAATAAGCCCCACCCGTCTCAGCGTGAGCCTATCGGAATGCGAGGAACAGCTGGATCGCCTGCAACAGGTGGAGCTTGCGCGGACTGTGCCCATGTCTCATTGGCGCGCTGGAACCGTGCAGGCGTGGCTCGAGGTGATCATGGCCATGCCAATGTACGTGCGGGCATGTGCAGATAACGTTAAGAGTGGGAAG gtTTTATTAGTTCTAAATGACGAGGACCTGGAGTTTGTTTTGGGAATAAGCAATTCAATGCACCGCAGGAAATTGCGTCTGGCTATTGAGGACTACAGGGGTGCAGAATCAGGGCGTGG GCTTTCTAAAGCAGCTGATATGGATCATCACTGGGTAGCTCAGGCCTGGCTGACTGATGTGGGTCTTCCTCAGTACTCCCAGTTCTTTCACACTCACCTGGTGGACGGACGTCTCCTGAGTACACTTACACGCACAGACTTGGATAAACATATGCACGTGTCTAAAAAAGCCCATCAGAGCAGCCTTCTGCTGGGAATACAACTGCTACACACTCTCAACTTGGACAAAGAG ATTTTGCAGTCCAGGCGAGCAGAGTGTGAGAATCAGAACACGGATCCAATGGTGTGGACTTGTCATCGTGTTGTCAAATGGATCAAGGAGATTGATCTAAAG GAATTCGCTGACAACCTTCAGAACAGCGGGGTTCATGGAGCTGTCATGGTGTTGGATTCCTCCTTCAACTCAGATACCATGGCAACAGCTTTATGTATTTCAAGCAGCAAGCACATGGTCCGTCATCACCTGAATGAGGAGATGGAGGCTCTTCTCAGTGCAGCCAG GGCAGGACTTGATCAAGATGTTGAACCATTGGGAACTCCGCCCACACTACGCCGGCAAAGTTCCTTAAGCAGCTCCTCGCCCAGTTGCCATGAAGATCAACAGTCTTTAAGGAGGGTGAAG CAGCAGCTGGGTCTCAGCCCAAAGAATCTCACTGGGCGGAAGATCAGTCAACAAAATCGGTCTGGCTCATTTCCAAGGAATGGACTTCAGGAAATGTCACTACAGAAAGAGCGATGCCCAGTTCGACATTTTTCTGCTGCTGAGCTCACCAATGTCTGA
- the kazna gene encoding kazrin-A isoform X2, translating to MLNRELEETGGGCSVEMLSVSQLRVQLTQKEQELDRAKEALQAMKADRKRLRLERTDLVNQMQQLYTTLESREEQLRDFIRNYEQHRKESEDAVRVLAREKDLLEREKWDLRRQTKEATEHASALRSALDLKENRIKELEAELAMMSNFMAQKLESRVFVRSPERPASPKNVSAKQSLATLTKDVPKRHSLAMPTETVVNGNQEWAMHAELPLTAAIRQSQQNLYYSMDRQVLKAPLCVCDTESIGMMSSAAARISPCHSKQPSVISDASMMEGERCPTPSDSPRHRTHSLCNSLEDLEEQRRRKKKERMGLGSLSRVFGRGKQRKSMDPTLFDDSDSAISPTRLSVSLSECEEQLDRLQQVELARTVPMSHWRAGTVQAWLEVIMAMPMYVRACADNVKSGKVLLVLNDEDLEFVLGISNSMHRRKLRLAIEDYRGAESGRGLSKAADMDHHWVAQAWLTDVGLPQYSQFFHTHLVDGRLLSTLTRTDLDKHMHVSKKAHQSSLLLGIQLLHTLNLDKEILQSRRAECENQNTDPMVWTCHRVVKWIKEIDLKEFADNLQNSGVHGAVMVLDSSFNSDTMATALCISSSKHMVRHHLNEEMEALLSAARAGLDQDVEPLGTPPTLRRQSSLSSSSPSCHEDQQSLRRVKQQLGLSPKNLTGRKISQQNRSGSFPRNGLQEMSLQKERCPVRHFSAAELTNV from the exons ATGTTGAATCGTGAGCTGGAGGAGACGGGAGGTGGCTGCTCCGTAGAGATGCTGTCGGTCTCGCAGCTCCGGGTCCAGCTGACGCAGAAAGAACAGGAGTTGGACCGAGCAAAGGAGGCATTACAAG CAATGAAGGCAGACAGGAAGCGTTTGAGGTTGGAGAGGACTGATCTTGTAAATCAGATGCAGCAGCTTTACACAACACTGGAAAGCCGAGAAGAGCAGCTACGAGACTTTATACGCAACTATGAACAACATCGAAAA GAGAGTGAAGATGCAGTGAGAGTCTTGGCGAGGGAGAAGGATTTGTTAGAGCGGGAAAAGTGGGATCTGCGTCGACAAACCAAAGAGGCCACGGAACACGCAAGTGCACTCCGCTCTGCACTGGACCTGAAAGAGAACAGGATCAAGGAGCTGGAGGCTGAACTAGCTATG ATGAGTAACTTTATGGCTCAGAAACTAGAGAGTCGCGTGTTCGTTCGCTCTCCAGAAAGACCAGCCTCACCTAAAAATGTGTCG GCAAAACAGTCTTTGGCTACTCTCACCAAGGATGTTCCTAAGCGACACTCGCTGGCCATGCCGACGGAGACTGTCGTCAACGGCAACCAAGAGTGGGCGATGCATGCAGAGCTTCCTCTGACTGCGGCTATACGACAGAGTCAGCAGAACCTTTACTACTCAATGGACAGACAGG TGTTAAAAGCACCGCTGTGTGTTTGCGACACGGAAAGCATCGGCATGATGTCATCAGCCGCAGCTCGTATCAGTCCCTGTCACTCCAAACAACCGTCCGTCATCTCTGACGCCTCTATGATGGAGGGAGAAAGATGCCCAACCCCGTCAGATTCTCCACGGCACAGAACGCACTCTCTCTGCAAC TCTCTAGAGGATTTAGAGGAGCAGAGACGCAGGAAGAAGAAGGAAAGGATGGGACTGGGCTCTCTGTCGCGGGTGTTCGGTCGAGGGAAGCAAAGGAAGTCCATGGATCCAACTCTGTTTGATG ACTCAGACAGTGCAATAAGCCCCACCCGTCTCAGCGTGAGCCTATCGGAATGCGAGGAACAGCTGGATCGCCTGCAACAGGTGGAGCTTGCGCGGACTGTGCCCATGTCTCATTGGCGCGCTGGAACCGTGCAGGCGTGGCTCGAGGTGATCATGGCCATGCCAATGTACGTGCGGGCATGTGCAGATAACGTTAAGAGTGGGAAG gtTTTATTAGTTCTAAATGACGAGGACCTGGAGTTTGTTTTGGGAATAAGCAATTCAATGCACCGCAGGAAATTGCGTCTGGCTATTGAGGACTACAGGGGTGCAGAATCAGGGCGTGG GCTTTCTAAAGCAGCTGATATGGATCATCACTGGGTAGCTCAGGCCTGGCTGACTGATGTGGGTCTTCCTCAGTACTCCCAGTTCTTTCACACTCACCTGGTGGACGGACGTCTCCTGAGTACACTTACACGCACAGACTTGGATAAACATATGCACGTGTCTAAAAAAGCCCATCAGAGCAGCCTTCTGCTGGGAATACAACTGCTACACACTCTCAACTTGGACAAAGAG ATTTTGCAGTCCAGGCGAGCAGAGTGTGAGAATCAGAACACGGATCCAATGGTGTGGACTTGTCATCGTGTTGTCAAATGGATCAAGGAGATTGATCTAAAG GAATTCGCTGACAACCTTCAGAACAGCGGGGTTCATGGAGCTGTCATGGTGTTGGATTCCTCCTTCAACTCAGATACCATGGCAACAGCTTTATGTATTTCAAGCAGCAAGCACATGGTCCGTCATCACCTGAATGAGGAGATGGAGGCTCTTCTCAGTGCAGCCAG GGCAGGACTTGATCAAGATGTTGAACCATTGGGAACTCCGCCCACACTACGCCGGCAAAGTTCCTTAAGCAGCTCCTCGCCCAGTTGCCATGAAGATCAACAGTCTTTAAGGAGGGTGAAG CAGCAGCTGGGTCTCAGCCCAAAGAATCTCACTGGGCGGAAGATCAGTCAACAAAATCGGTCTGGCTCATTTCCAAGGAATGGACTTCAGGAAATGTCACTACAGAAAGAGCGATGCCCAGTTCGACATTTTTCTGCTGCTGAGCTCACCAATGTCTGA